The proteins below come from a single Leishmania infantum JPCM5 genome chromosome 6 genomic window:
- a CDS encoding putative protein kinase encodes MQPPQLKPALAGTADVALPAAFAGPSMTYDGSSGKCENLDSNPRSCEGDEDAGTYSADYRVYQQRPDDTHNATRRRSSSVGQLSVEQVLTSVAPLSSPPQPMAARTRSSHLPHGNGTSADRSASVSLPPAYPDRFSTHAVGDCPAHHGTVSSSWCCDSTCATRTGEANGKVPPEGDGCSERFSPHRIGSALLSSTAETAPGYLLALIGVVTGMLLFLPWSSNPVHIALMVLSSLVGCVCGLLYWISERRWYRRWRHGFYDASGAAAASCSAGGARGWHVESAVGSAGPRYHDHDADDEVSSVGMCCCAGCVSHLIDRQHFRVVLPTAQLLLLGTFVLVSPQVMATWTAPMASTTGRGGGAILADRGAGHAARYGATLYPVEAVWKTCLLHAWIGMRFSLPLLWSLLVGLVHMAVLLAQYQHAGPGTLLTLVVWMSVPLLCFAFAMCITRPRPAVVEEQQHHQLLRGRASGGGAAGYSASYGAGVGEPLPPFVNFFIGRRRDALEATCASVPYSSPSTVTTAAPAPATQYSAHPSRRVVLPPPPVAAYSPASYAQMFSAEGIDGSYLARLKVGEFGSLVRGGSGGVGIAAARYPQANYGGLGTVVPSRYESDQRLIAPQRPVRPRYNAAARSPAPSVQQGAPLLAPKFFDSAGVPPHDDLIGLATPHDITLPSQHGRARDLSAPLYSPSSLSQAVREARYEPAHYPVNNMDEVTYPTTSAAAMLPSSGDGTHPSLPLPQTSRQLAPPSRLSIVSSSTPSTMLVSNLEPAPQPRRQLRKHVQQAAAGEVEEAGAFRDDAVDSDGAAAAIVPADSSHQETRQHRRTGSATAKGQRTWSGVAATAAAAKSMSAAAPAADDDGCANGVDVPNAPVHGRGDDGEEWDSEPPLPAGTSLEDACAPYLVLDAALVIVDVGPSLCRLLGTTVDAVLFRRLPDVLAWLDVVERETAVMLVSAVAQPLRTAAAAVRGEKRGAGAHSTREEKAKKGKDMKRRHSGAQDGMRDNHHDTNENRNAPSGAAKQLQKPSEMEVRDNVAEGAPVRRITLRGHCPYYAKASGSTREISAGRCSRRPPFALCFDVWAERLAAPAPSTAGSWRRHRSSAVGGGRPLPTPFVIILRRPLLHGLCDALPLPVALVHPRTGEVLCWNRYAARLTGCTAYDMLGTPAYGSFVYEGLPGAATTAASQGGFSSTGRHLPPPPPSPSVEFASSTHRRQQSSNTAALSAATAAGTVPDGEVASNGFAPPPVKSTSPTTAALLLSSQQTTSTAFSPLQNARLQRQHGGAGSPTFVDQASPPPHAAGLYGTFTVVASQQHRDTPLPGFFYVPCTRAAAAVAGVPLSAVGHSGELAMTTAIGGGGARPSSSSSTGGGPHQISSLQLPWSLAGRGGTVAAAAGHADRVPSQLTAASQSPLSFGVGGGGGDNKNSTSGVAVGARCPRPPPPPPLAAGLDRGTDPYDEAGVATAFETDGSKEAQGDGDEDVMAAPYCSSPVMVHGLLFRATLRPLRGVLCSEEGGVVENQLGGPLRTSASAVEGEHTGGRGAEGNPFFNQPPRAAHEEDSAAVEGKDAEEGQALAREKNMQAHGDDKSGSDDSVEALLSERQPHHRHHRLHRTAAGARMPNSECEEDSGAEDQSDMDDDDDDDTPFDEDDLPKAMAGTMNGGLTLAATLEQLFATKAMACNFGLDKEPAACPRRSAASTVTTTATAASGALLSSELLPQYSLREALQQLAASESPLLLTFSEPPLYATTCASAEALLQERRLSHHRVSSPSPDEHGYSGVLTHANNGGVAAAASGGDCTSVPESYLGTPQAPFLRRQRPQVPALWGDGSSSLQFVAAVKEAVDSYRESIEEDSSGYTDLLGLLSLSGANGGCCPSSGYAARNSSSSLTPTSFGGAPDAAVTTAITADAVRQLRLLKSLSDQLLQATAAYNRTRQSMSSTTCGLSGGCGCGGVAARVSPSSSSPSLSLGLFAAPSVPDADAAHERHLHARRHGSATTPSPHKDPPAGGPLGFSAHQSPFQPPPPPPHLAFTSEEARGAHRRLQGGGPHRRQPGEPAASASTGGSGAHTGIYRDPNSTPFSVASEDVTGVAPSAVGDSRNSALKEPPPPPHHGATRTSGSGGRRDIQDGGASPVKSRPRHAAKSSTASAPLKVSRGRHTGARHGRRGGAGAGASTPAPSPPLVPLDAAVDVAKESRSSGYMGEISGSTPSSASPCGVGGSGRTAAAAPAATSSLNASTLLVAAGSVPAMSTPRPHATGASASALDVATPQTELHSSPRPCDTVVASGEGEASGRGGGAGEDAAAAGGVTSRLTTSPRYQGSLLLSPSLAAAEMGELEASYGTESRQQRPQHRSSPNIISGAGSGRGATPVKRDASPRRRSSAVYRRESSLDVLPSAPLGSGSFRGNGGLVPTSSSASPSAGAGAGGQGTGSPSPHPARTGSGSLNANANAAAAATAAVRSTPRRPGEGAVWAVLVSRDEATIPSCCISVNLGDEFRLGRSSKCTAVVSDSFVSSTQFSIVRTVSASTTAQDSQSPGSGRSERGARRNKAFTVTLYDRSANGTYVNVKKLGKDKSCVLRDRALITFRLSTSQFFLGFVFMLTDERGVPLDDRTGMGGGSGLRSLLDARLSPQPQTGRRTNASSTGGGGKESSSSQNTVMASPNALSTSAARRNTPRALSTPDNSSFASGTPNGSRRAGGGAPRSSRHAHRETIEWKIGEEMLGKGGNAEVYLGINLTNGQLIAVKRVRLPTFAHGSDAEQDPEAKAILQQYRSLQEEISVLSKATHPNIVQYYGSSQNSTYFNILLEFVPGGSLRHLLDNFGALSPGVILSYVHQALEGLAYLHRHNIVHSDFKAANILITEKGKVKLTDFGTARLLTRPHATAARGGGEAQSVTSRTTPGQRKDDPVSVGAGGTLHIAGTLRWMDPALFHNPHSSGAADVTAAATAKDSSDKLGGPTKAGDIWSVGCTMIEMMSGEAPWFEYDFESEEQIVNLLTYTAEPPEIPECPECPDLVTIAQTCLKMDPARRPTCEELLRIVEEATARLQAQSTSPSVSPSREVSQQHPAVPGSVSGAGTGLRSSSTLLCPQMEPGTNSAFASLTANPAVAAYGPGTDDRRRAERVGRPSDSTPMSFAVGGDGGSSAQLSARDAALPTVL; translated from the coding sequence ATGCAGCCGCCTCAGCTCAAACCTGCGCTAGCGGGTACGGCCGATGTGGCCCTCCCGGCTGCCTTTGCGGGGCCCAGCATGACCTACGAtgggagcagcggcaagtGCGAGAACTTAGATTCGAATCCGCGCTCATGCGAAggggacgaggacgccggcACCTACTCGGCGGACTACCGCGTCTACCAACAGCGTCCCGACGACACGCACAACGCGACACGGCGAAGATCTTCATCGGTAGGGCAGCTCTCCGTTGAGCAGGTGCTGACATCGGTTGccccgctctcctctcctcctcagcctATGGCCGCGCGAACGCGTAGCAGCCACTTGCCGCATGGCAACGGCACCTCTGCGGATCGCTCTGCGTCCGTATCACTGCCGCCAGCCTATCCGGATCGATTCAGCACCCATGCTGTGGGCGACTGCCCAGCGCATCATGGCACCGTCTCCTCATCGTGGTGCTGCGACAGCACCTGTGCGACGCGCACAGGTGAAGCGAATGGAAAGGTGCCGCCAGAAGGTGACGGCTGTAGCGAGCGCTTCTCGCCGCATCGCATCGGCTCAGCGCTGTTGAGCTCCACAGCGGAGACTGCACCCGGATACCTGTTGGCGCTGATCGGTGTTGTGACAGGGATGCTGCTTTTCCTGCCGTGGTCGTCGAATCCGGTGCACATTGCATTGATGGTGCTGTCGTCATTGGtagggtgcgtgtgcggcctGCTCTACTGGATTTCGGAACGGCGGTGGTaccgacggtggcggcatggCTTCTACGAcgcaagcggcgcagcagcggcttcctgcagcgccggcggtgcccgCGGCTGGCACGTCGAGTCTGCCGTTGGCAGCGCTGGCCCTCGGTATCACGACCACGATGCCGATGATGAGGTCAGCAGCGTCGgtatgtgctgctgcgctggctgcgTGAGCCACCTTATTGATCGCCAGCACTTCCGCGTTGTGCTGCCGACggctcagctgctgctgcttggcacCTTTGTGCTGGTGTCACCCCAGGTGATGGCAACGTGGACGGCCCCGATGGCGTCAACGactggccgcggcggcggtgccatcCTCGCCGACCGCGGAGCAGGACATGCGGCTCGCTACGGGGCCACGCTTTATCCTGTCGAGGCGGTGTGGAAGACTTGCCTGCTGCACGCGTGGATTGGCATGAGGTTTTCCCTGCCGCTCCTGTGGAGCTTGCTGGTTGGCCTCGTGCacatggcggtgctgctggcccAGTACCAACACGCCGGCCCTGGCACGCTGCTCACGCTGGTGGTGTGGATgagcgtgccgctgctctgcttcGCTTTTGCGATGTGCATCACCAGGCCCCGACCAGCAGTCGTGGAGGAACAGCAGCATCACCAACTGCTGCGAGGCCGCGCCTCTGGTGGGGGAGCTGCTGGCTACTCAGCCAGCTACGGCGCTGGTGTGGgtgagccgctgccgccttttGTGAACTTCTTCATCGGCCGGAGACGTGACGCGCTCGAGGCCACGTGTGCTTCCGTGCCATACTCCAGTCCTTCGACGGTGACAACAGCTGCTCCTGCCCCAGCCACGCAGTACAGTGCCCACCCATCTCGCCGGGTTGTcctccctccgccaccgGTCGCGGCGTACTCGCCTGCTTCATACGCACAGATGTTCTCCGCGGAAGGCATTGACGGCAGTTACCTAGCCAGGCTGAAGGTGGGCGAGTTCGGGAGTCTCgtacgcggcggcagcggaggagtgGGCATAGCAGCTGCCCGGTACCCCCAAGCCAACTACGGTGGCCTTGGCACGGTAGTGCCCAGCCGTTATGAGTCCGACCAGCGACTCattgcgccgcagcggcccgTGCGCCCACGCTacaacgccgccgcacgatcgccggcgccgtctgTGCAGCAGggcgcgccgctgttggCGCCAAAGTTCTTTGACAGTGCGggggtgccgccgcacgaCGACCTCATCGGCCTCGCAACCCCACATGACATCACCCTGCCTTCGCAACACGGGCGAGCACGCGACCTGTCTGCACCCTTGTACTCCCCAAGCTCTCTTTCTCAGGCAGTGCGCGAGGCGCGCTACGAGCCTGCCCATTACCCCGTCAACAACATGGATGAGGTGACGTATCCCacgacatcagcagcagcgatgctcCCATCGTCTGGAGACGGCACCCATCCATCTCTGCCACTCCCGCAGACGTCGCGCCAGCTCGCTCCGCCCTCGCGCTTGTCTatcgtcagcagcagcaccccctCGACAATGCTTGTGAGCAATCTCGAGCCGGCGCCTcaaccgcggcggcagctgcgcaagcacgtgcagcaggcggcggctggAGAGGTCGAGGAGGCCGGCGCGTTTCGTGACGACGCGgtcgacagcgacggcgccgcggcggcgataGTGCCAGCAGACTCGTCGCATCAGGAAACTCGGCAGCATCGGCGAACAGGATCGGCGACCGCCAAGGGGCAGAGAACGTGGAGCGgggtcgccgccaccgccgcagccgctaAGAGCAtgtctgcagctgcacccgcGGCGGATGACGATGGCTGCGCGAACGGCGTTGATGTTCCCAATGCTCCTGTCCACGGCCGCGGTGACGACGGAGAGGAGTGGGACAGCGAGCCGCCCTTACCGGCCGGAACCTCGCTGGAggacgcgtgcgcaccgtaCCTTGTCCTCGACGCTGCCCTAGTCATTGTGGACGTTGGCCCGTCCCTGTGCCGGCTTCTGGGTACCACCGTCGACGCTGTCTTGTTCCGCCGACTGCCGGACGTGCTCGCGTGGCTCGATGTCGTGGAGCGggagacggcggtgatgctggTGAGCGCTGTCGCGCAGCCTctgcgcaccgcagccgccgcagtgcGAGGCGAGAAGCGCGGCGCGGGTGCCCACTCTACcagggaagagaaggcgaagaaggggaaggaCATGAAGAGGCGTCACAGCGGCGCCCAGGACGGCATGCGAGATAACCATCACGACACGAACGAGAACCGCAACGCGCCATCGGgggcggcgaagcagctcCAGAAGCCGTCGGAGATGGAGGTGCGCGACAACGTTGCCGAGGGGGCGCCTGTGCGGCGGATCACGCTGCGGGGACACTGCCCCTACTACGCAAaggccagcggcagcacgaggGAGATCAGCGCGGGTCGATGCAGCCGACGGCCGCCGTTTGCACTTTGCTTCGACGTCTGGGCGGAGCGTCtcgccgcgccagcacccAGCACTGCCGGCTCTTGGCGGAGGCACAGGTCCTCGGCggtgggtggcggccggccgctgccgacgcccTTCGTGATCATCCTTCGGCGCCCTTTATTGCATGGCTTGTgcgatgcgctgccgctgcctgttGCACTGGTGCACCCCCGAACGGGAGAGGTGCTGTGCTGGAATCGCTACGCTGCGCGGCTGACGGGGTGCACCGCTTATGACATGCTGGGGACGCCCGCGTACGGCAGCTTCGTGTACGAGGGATTGCCCGGTGctgccacgacggcggcaagcCAGGGAGGCTTCTCCAGCACTGGCCGCCAtctcccgccgccgccgccatcgccgagTGTGGAGTTTGCGTCCTCCACGCATCGGCGACAGCAATCATCTAATACGGCTGCGCTGtccgcggcgacagcggccgGCACCGTGCCCGATGGCGAGGTCGCCTCGAACGGCTTTGCGCCTCCGCCTGTCAAGTCAACGTCGCCCACtaccgcggcgctgctgctctcctcaCAACAGACAACGTCGACAGCCTTTTCTCCTCTCCAAAACgctcggctgcagcggcagcacggcggcgccggtagCCCAACCTTCGTAGACCaggcatcaccgccgccgcacgcggcTGGCCTCTATGGCACTTTCACCGTTGTGgcctcgcagcagcatcgcgaCACTCCGCTTCCTGGCTTCTTTTACGTGCCCTGCacacgtgctgcggctgcggtggcaggCGTACCGCTCTCCGCTGTTGGCCACAGCGGGGAGCTTGCAATGACGACCGCCattggtggtggcggcgctcgaccaagcagctcctcgagcaCTGGCGGCGGGCCGCACCAGATCTCGTCTTTGCAGCTGCCTTGGTCGCTGGCCGGCCGTGGCGGTActgtggcagcggctgccgggCACGCAGATCGAGTGCCCTCGCAGTTGACCGCTGCCTCACAgtctcctctttccttcggagtcggtggcggtggtggcgacaACAAGaacagcaccagcggcgtaGCAGTGGGTGCGCGCTGTCctcgcccaccaccgccaccgcccctcGCGGCAGGACTTGATCGTGGCACCGACCCCTACGACGAGGCCGGAGTCGCCACCGCCTTTGAGACAGACGGAAGCAAGGAGGCGCAgggagacggcgacgaggacgtgATGGCGGCACCGTACTGCTCTTCACCTGTCATGGTGCATGGACTGCTGTTTCGCGCCACCTTGCGACCACTGCGCGGCGTTCTGTGCAGCGAGGAGGGTGGCGTAGTCGAGAACCAGCTCGGCGGTCCGCTGCGGacgagcgccagcgccgtggagggcgagcacaccggcggccgtggcgcggAAGGAAACCCCTTCTTCAATCAGCCGCCGCGTGCGGCGCACGAAGAGGACAGTGCGGCGGTGGAAGGAAAGGACGCAGAGGAAGGGCAAGCGCTCGCTCGGGAGAAGAACATGCAGGCCCATGGCGACGacaagagcggcagcgacgacagcgtTGAAGCATTGCTGtcggagcggcagccgcatcaCCGACACCACCGTCTACACcgcactgctgcaggtgcacgCATGCCGAACAGCGAGTGTGAGgaagacagcggcgccgaggaCCAGTCGGAcatggacgacgacgatgacgacgacacTCCCTTCGACGAGGACGACCTCCCGAAGGCAATGGCTGGGACGATGAACGGCGGACTGACGCTTGCGGCGACGCTAGAGCAGCTCTTCGCGACCAAGGCGATGGCGTGCAACTTCGGGTTGGACAAGGAGCCCGCAGCATGTCCACGCCGCAGTGCGGCATCGACCGTGACAACGACGGCGACCGCGGCCTCTGGAGCGCTGCTGAGCTCCGAGCTGCTGCCTCAGTACAGCCTCCGTGAGGCACTTCAGCAGCTTGCCGCAAGTGAGTCACCTCTCTTGCTCACATTTTCCGAGCCTCCCCTCTATGCCACCACGTGTGCAAGCGCCGAGGCGTTGCTGCAGGAGCGACGACTAAGCCACCACCGCGTAAGCAGCCCTTCCCCGGACGAGCACGGCTACTCGGGCGTGCTCACACACGCGAATAATGGTGgcgttgctgcggcggccagTGGCGGTGACTGCACCAGCGTGCCGGAGAGCTACCTCGGCACCCCGCAGGCGCCTTTtcttcgccggcagcgcccgcAGGTGCCGGCGTTGTGGGGTGACGGCTCATCCAGCCTCCAGTTCGTGGCGGCCgtgaaggaggcggtggatTCGTACCGGGAAAGCATCGAAGAAGATTCGAGCGGCTACACGgacctcctcggcctcctctcACTCAGCGGTGCCAACGGCGGTTGCTGCCCCAGCAGCGGCTATGCGGCGCGTAACTCGTCGTCCTCTCTGACGCCCACCTCCTTCGGCGGCGCTCCGGATGCCGCCGTGACGActgccatcaccgccgacgcAGTGCGGCAGCTACGCCTCCTCAAGTCCCTATCtgatcagctgctgcaggcgacgGCCGCGTACAACCGCACGCGCCAGTCGATGAGCTCCACCACGTGCGGactcagcggcggctgcggctgcggcggcgttgccgcgcgCGTGTCCCCTTCATCTTCCTCCCCGTCGCTCTCACTGGGCCTCTTTGCAGCCCCTTCCGTGCcagacgccgacgctgcacACGAACGCCACCTTCACGCGCGTCGCCACGGCTCCGCCACAACGCCTTCGCCGCACAAGGACCCCCCCGCCGGCGGGCCGCTTGGATTCTCTGCGCACCAGTCCCCGTtccagccaccgccgccgcctccacatcTCGCTTTCACCAGCGAGGAAGCGAGGGGCGCGCATCGGCGCCTACAAGGCGGCGGCCCACACCGGCGTCAGCCAGGCGAGCCAGCAGCGAGTGCGAGcacaggcggcagcggggcaCATACGGGCATCTACCGTGACCCCAACAGCACGCCGTTCTCCGTTGCATCGGAGGATGTCACCGGTGTGGCCCccagcgccgtcggcgacAGCAGAAACTCGGCACTGAAGgaaccaccgccgccgccacatcacggcgccacacgcaccagcggcagcggtgggagGAGAGACATACAGGATGGCGGCGCGTCTCCCGTAAAATCGCGGCCACGCCATGCAGCGAAGTCGTCCACGGCAAGCGCGCCGCTTAAGGTGAGCAGGGGCAGGCATACTGGTGCTCGTCAcggccgccgaggcggcgccggcgccggcgcctctaCCCCGGCCCCCAGCCCGCCACTCGTGCCCTTGGACGCGGCGGTGGACGTAGCGAAGGAGTCGCGCAGCTCTGGGTACATGGGGGAgatcagcggcagcaccccGTCTTCTGCCTCGCCTTGTGGTGTCGGAGGGTCGggtcgcaccgctgccgccgcccctgccgCGACGTCTTCCTTGAACGCCAGCACATTATTAGTGGCGGCGGGGTCTGTACCGGCGATGTCTACCCCTCGCCCGCACGCCACAGGTGCcagcgcctctgccctcGATGTGGCAACGCCGCAGACGGAGTTACACTCCTCTCCGCGACCCTGCGACACTGTTGTGGCCTCCGGCGAAGGCGAGGCGAGCGgtcgcggtggcggagcgggcgaagacgccgccgctgcgggaGGCGTTACCAGCCGCTTGACGACCTCGCCGCGATACCAGGGTAGCCTCTTGCTGAGTCCGTCCTTGGCCGCAGCAGAGATGggcgagctggaggccaGCTACGGCACCGAGTCGCGCCaacagcggccgcagcatcGTAGCAGTCCCAATATCATTTCTGGTGCAGGCAGTGGCAGGGGTGCAACCCCAGTCAAGCGAGatgcgtcgccgcggcgtcgctccAGCGCTGTGTACAGGCGGGAGAGCTCGCTCGACGTACTGCCAAGCGCGCCgcttggcagcggcagcttcCGTGGCAACGGCGGACTCGTGCcaacgagcagcagcgcgtcaccGTCGGCGGGTGCGGGCGCGGGAGGCCAGGGGACAGgctcgccatcgccgcatCCGGCCCGGACTGGCAGCGGTAGCCTCAACGCCAACGCtaacgccgccgcggctgccactgccgcggtGCGGTCGACACCGCGGCGGCCCGGCGAGGGCGCCGTCTGGGCAGTCCTTGTTTCGCGCGATGAGGCGACGATTCCGTCGTGCTGCATCAGCGTCAATCTCGGGGACGAATTTCGGctcggccgcagcagcaagtgCACGGCTGTCGTGTCGGACAGCTTTGTGAGCAGCACGCAGTTCTCCATTGTGCGAACCGTGTCAGCGTCGACAACGGCGCAGGACTCGCAGTCtcccggcagcggccgcagcgagcGAGGTGCGCGTCGAAACAAGGCCTTCACGGTCACTCTATACGACCGCAGCGCCAACGGCACGTACGTCAACGTGAAGAAGCTTGGCAAGGACAAGAGctgtgtgctgcgcgacaGGGCTCTCATCACGTTCCGCCTCAGCACCTCGCAGTTCTTCTTGGGTTTCGTCTTTATGCTGACTGACGAGCGTGGCGTGCCGCTGGACGACCGCACTGGCATGGGGGGTGGCAGTGGGCTGCGCAGTTTGCTGGACGCACGGCTCTCACCGCAACCGCAGACAGGGCGGCGAACTAACGCCTCGTCgaccggcggtggcggcaaagagagcagcagcagccagaaCACGGTCATGGCCTCACCCAACGCCCTCTCCACTAGCGCTGCCCGCCGCAACAccccgcgcgcgctctccacCCCGGACAATTCGAGCTTCGCGAGCGGCACCCCGAACGgctcgcggcgcgccggcggcggggccccgcgcagcagccgccacgcTCATCGCGAGACCATCGAGTGGAAGATCGGCGAGGAAATGCTCGGCAAGGGCGGCAATGCAGAGGTGTACCTTGGCATCAACCTGACCAACGGCCAGCTGATCGCGGTGAAgcgggtgcggctgccgacgTTTgcacacggcagcgacgccgagcAGGACCCGGAGGCAAAGGCGATCCTGCAGCAGTACCGCTCTCTACAGGAGGAGATCAGCGTCTTGTCCAAGGCGACGCACCCGAACATTGTGCAGTACTACGGCTCCTCGCAAAACAGTACGTACTTCAACATTCTGCTGGAGTTCGTGCCAGGCGGAtcgctgcggcacctgctCGACAACTTCGGTGCCCTCAGCCCTGGGGTCATCCTGTCCTACGTGCATCAGGCTCTCGAGGGGCTGGCGTATCTGCACCGGCACAACATCGTCCACAGCGACTTCAAGGCAGCGAACATCCTCATCACAGAGAAGGGTAAGGTGAAGCTGACCGACTTCGGCACCGCGCGGCTGCTGACCCGACCGCATGCAACAGCCGCccgcggcggtggggagGCGCAAAGCGTGACCTCGCGCACCACCCCTGGGCAGCGCAAGGACGACCCTGTCTCTGTTGGCGCCGGAGGCACGCTGCACATCGCCGGCACCCTGCGCTGGATGGATCCGGCCCTCTTCCACAACCCCCActcgagcggcgccgccgacgtcacggctgccgccacggcgaagGACTCGTCCGACAAGCTCGGCGGCCCTACGAAGGCAGGTGATATTTGGTCCGTCGGCTGCACGATGATTGAAATGATGTCAGGCGAGGCGCCATGGTTCGAGTACGACTTTGAGAGCGAGGAGCAGATCGTGAACTTGCTCACCTACACAGCGGAGCCGCCGGAGATACCCGAGTGCCCGGAGTGTCCAGACTTGGTGACCATCGCGCAGACGTGTCTCAAGATGGACCCAGCACGGCGCCCCACATGCGAGGAGCTGCTCCGCATTGTtgaggaggcgacggcacgGCTGCAGGCGCAGTCGACGAGTCCGTCAGTGAGCCCGTCGCGCGAggtgtcgcagcagcaccctgCAGTCCCGGGCTCTGTATCCGGCGCCGGCACGGGTTTGCGGTCCAGCAGCACTCTGTTGTGTCCTCAAATGGAACCTGGCACGAATAGTGCATTCGCGTCTCTCACGGCCAAcccggcggtggccgcctACGGCCCAGGGACAGACGACCGCCGTCGGGCAGAGCGTGTCGGTCGCCCGAGCGACTCCACGCCGATGTCATTTGCCGttggcggcgatggaggcaGCTCCGCTCAGCTGTCTgcccgcgacgccgccttGCCCACGGTGCTCTAG